In Mixophyes fleayi isolate aMixFle1 chromosome 4, aMixFle1.hap1, whole genome shotgun sequence, the following proteins share a genomic window:
- the KIAA0930 gene encoding uncharacterized protein KIAA0930 homolog isoform X2 → MAAVKSHSRAGKREEENGGLDRSLQQMISAIVDERNRLNIRQEISGLGYFKDDRIVFWTWMYSTYFMEKWAPRQDDMLFYVRRKLSYVNTNGNEGKKVEVEVYRKDSKKLPGLGDPDIDWEESVYLNLILQKLDYMVTCAVCTRSDAGDIHIHKKKSQKVFASPSKHPMDSKGEESKISYPNIFFMIDNFEEVFSDMTVGEGEMVCVELVASDKTNTFQGVIFQGSIRYEALKKVYDNRVSVAAKMAQKMSFGFYKYNNMEFVRMKGPQGKGHAEMAVSRVSTGDTSPYGTEEDSNPGSPLHERVTSFSTPPTPERNNRPSFFSPSLKRKVPRNRIAEMKKSHSANDSEEFFRDSDEGDIHSATNLRSRSLSGTGRSLVGSWLKLNRTDENFLLYAHLTYVTLPLQRILSDILEVRQKPILMS, encoded by the exons ATGGCCGCGGTTAAGAGTCACAGCCGGGCTGgtaagagagaggaggagaacgggGGTCTGGACCGCTCCCTCCAGCAAATGATCTCAGCCATAGTGGACGAGAGGAACCGCCTCAATATTCGCCAGGAGATCAGCGGCCTGG gcTATTTTAAAGATGACCGTATTGTATTTTGGACCTGGATGTATTCTACGTATTTTATGGAGAAGTGGGCACCACGACAGGATGACATGCTGTTCTACGTCCGACGGAAGCTTTCTTACGTCAACACAAATGGCAACGAAGGCAAAAAG GTTGAGGTTGAAGTCTATCGTAAGGATTCTAAGAAGCTTCCTGGTCTTGGGGACCCCGACATAGATTGGGAGGAGAGCGTCTACCTGAACCTTATTTTACAGAAG CTGGATTACATGGTGACGTGTGCAGTGTGCACCCGATCTGATGCTGGGGACATTCACATCCACAAGAAGAAATCCCAG AAAGTATTTGCCTCTCCAAGCAAACACCCCATGGACAGCAAAGGGGAGGAGTCCAAGATCAGTTACCCCAATATCTTCTTCATGATTGACAACTTTGAAGAG GTATTCAGTGATATGACTGTGGGGGAAGGTGAGATGGTTTGCGTTGAGCTTGTGGCCAGCGACAAAACAAACACGtttcaaggtgtcatcttccaaGGGTCCATCCGCTATGAGGCTCTTAAGAAAGTCTATGACAACCGG GTCAGCGTGGCGGCGAAGATGGCTCAGAAGATGTCCTTCGGCTTCTACAAGTATAACAACATGGAGTTTGTGCGGATGAAGGGTCCCCAAGGGAAAGGTCACGCTGAAATGGCCGTGAGCAGAGTGTCCACGGGAGACACTTCTCCTTACGGTACTGAGGAGGACTCCAACCCTGGGTCACCGCTACACGAACGG GTTACGTCGTTCAGTACGCCGCCCACTCCAGAACGGAACAAtcgcccctccttcttctccccatCTCTCAAGCGGAAAGTGCCCAGGAACCGAATAGCGGAGATGAAGAAGTCTCACTCGGCCAATGACAGTGAGGAGTTCTTCCgggacagtgatgaaggag ATATTCATAGTGCAACAAACCTGAGATCGCGCTCCCTCTCTGGTACGGGGAGATCTTTGGTGGGATCGTGGCTGAAATTGAACAGAACTGATGAGAACTTCCTACTCTATGCACATCTGACCTACGTCACCTTGCCACTACAACGCATCCTGTCGG ATATTTTGGAGGTGCGACAGAAGCCGATTCTGATGTCATAG
- the KIAA0930 gene encoding uncharacterized protein KIAA0930 homolog isoform X1, translating into MAAVKSHSRAGKREEENGGLDRSLQQMISAIVDERNRLNIRQEISGLGYFKDDRIVFWTWMYSTYFMEKWAPRQDDMLFYVRRKLSYVNTNGNEGKKQVEVEVYRKDSKKLPGLGDPDIDWEESVYLNLILQKLDYMVTCAVCTRSDAGDIHIHKKKSQKVFASPSKHPMDSKGEESKISYPNIFFMIDNFEEVFSDMTVGEGEMVCVELVASDKTNTFQGVIFQGSIRYEALKKVYDNRVSVAAKMAQKMSFGFYKYNNMEFVRMKGPQGKGHAEMAVSRVSTGDTSPYGTEEDSNPGSPLHERVTSFSTPPTPERNNRPSFFSPSLKRKVPRNRIAEMKKSHSANDSEEFFRDSDEGDIHSATNLRSRSLSGTGRSLVGSWLKLNRTDENFLLYAHLTYVTLPLQRILSDILEVRQKPILMS; encoded by the exons ATGGCCGCGGTTAAGAGTCACAGCCGGGCTGgtaagagagaggaggagaacgggGGTCTGGACCGCTCCCTCCAGCAAATGATCTCAGCCATAGTGGACGAGAGGAACCGCCTCAATATTCGCCAGGAGATCAGCGGCCTGG gcTATTTTAAAGATGACCGTATTGTATTTTGGACCTGGATGTATTCTACGTATTTTATGGAGAAGTGGGCACCACGACAGGATGACATGCTGTTCTACGTCCGACGGAAGCTTTCTTACGTCAACACAAATGGCAACGAAGGCAAAAAG CAGGTTGAGGTTGAAGTCTATCGTAAGGATTCTAAGAAGCTTCCTGGTCTTGGGGACCCCGACATAGATTGGGAGGAGAGCGTCTACCTGAACCTTATTTTACAGAAG CTGGATTACATGGTGACGTGTGCAGTGTGCACCCGATCTGATGCTGGGGACATTCACATCCACAAGAAGAAATCCCAG AAAGTATTTGCCTCTCCAAGCAAACACCCCATGGACAGCAAAGGGGAGGAGTCCAAGATCAGTTACCCCAATATCTTCTTCATGATTGACAACTTTGAAGAG GTATTCAGTGATATGACTGTGGGGGAAGGTGAGATGGTTTGCGTTGAGCTTGTGGCCAGCGACAAAACAAACACGtttcaaggtgtcatcttccaaGGGTCCATCCGCTATGAGGCTCTTAAGAAAGTCTATGACAACCGG GTCAGCGTGGCGGCGAAGATGGCTCAGAAGATGTCCTTCGGCTTCTACAAGTATAACAACATGGAGTTTGTGCGGATGAAGGGTCCCCAAGGGAAAGGTCACGCTGAAATGGCCGTGAGCAGAGTGTCCACGGGAGACACTTCTCCTTACGGTACTGAGGAGGACTCCAACCCTGGGTCACCGCTACACGAACGG GTTACGTCGTTCAGTACGCCGCCCACTCCAGAACGGAACAAtcgcccctccttcttctccccatCTCTCAAGCGGAAAGTGCCCAGGAACCGAATAGCGGAGATGAAGAAGTCTCACTCGGCCAATGACAGTGAGGAGTTCTTCCgggacagtgatgaaggag ATATTCATAGTGCAACAAACCTGAGATCGCGCTCCCTCTCTGGTACGGGGAGATCTTTGGTGGGATCGTGGCTGAAATTGAACAGAACTGATGAGAACTTCCTACTCTATGCACATCTGACCTACGTCACCTTGCCACTACAACGCATCCTGTCGG ATATTTTGGAGGTGCGACAGAAGCCGATTCTGATGTCATAG
- the KIAA0930 gene encoding uncharacterized protein KIAA0930 homolog isoform X3, which produces MAAVKSHSRAGYFKDDRIVFWTWMYSTYFMEKWAPRQDDMLFYVRRKLSYVNTNGNEGKKQVEVEVYRKDSKKLPGLGDPDIDWEESVYLNLILQKLDYMVTCAVCTRSDAGDIHIHKKKSQKVFASPSKHPMDSKGEESKISYPNIFFMIDNFEEVFSDMTVGEGEMVCVELVASDKTNTFQGVIFQGSIRYEALKKVYDNRVSVAAKMAQKMSFGFYKYNNMEFVRMKGPQGKGHAEMAVSRVSTGDTSPYGTEEDSNPGSPLHERVTSFSTPPTPERNNRPSFFSPSLKRKVPRNRIAEMKKSHSANDSEEFFRDSDEGDIHSATNLRSRSLSGTGRSLVGSWLKLNRTDENFLLYAHLTYVTLPLQRILSDILEVRQKPILMS; this is translated from the exons ATGGCCGCGGTTAAGAGTCACAGCCGGGCTG gcTATTTTAAAGATGACCGTATTGTATTTTGGACCTGGATGTATTCTACGTATTTTATGGAGAAGTGGGCACCACGACAGGATGACATGCTGTTCTACGTCCGACGGAAGCTTTCTTACGTCAACACAAATGGCAACGAAGGCAAAAAG CAGGTTGAGGTTGAAGTCTATCGTAAGGATTCTAAGAAGCTTCCTGGTCTTGGGGACCCCGACATAGATTGGGAGGAGAGCGTCTACCTGAACCTTATTTTACAGAAG CTGGATTACATGGTGACGTGTGCAGTGTGCACCCGATCTGATGCTGGGGACATTCACATCCACAAGAAGAAATCCCAG AAAGTATTTGCCTCTCCAAGCAAACACCCCATGGACAGCAAAGGGGAGGAGTCCAAGATCAGTTACCCCAATATCTTCTTCATGATTGACAACTTTGAAGAG GTATTCAGTGATATGACTGTGGGGGAAGGTGAGATGGTTTGCGTTGAGCTTGTGGCCAGCGACAAAACAAACACGtttcaaggtgtcatcttccaaGGGTCCATCCGCTATGAGGCTCTTAAGAAAGTCTATGACAACCGG GTCAGCGTGGCGGCGAAGATGGCTCAGAAGATGTCCTTCGGCTTCTACAAGTATAACAACATGGAGTTTGTGCGGATGAAGGGTCCCCAAGGGAAAGGTCACGCTGAAATGGCCGTGAGCAGAGTGTCCACGGGAGACACTTCTCCTTACGGTACTGAGGAGGACTCCAACCCTGGGTCACCGCTACACGAACGG GTTACGTCGTTCAGTACGCCGCCCACTCCAGAACGGAACAAtcgcccctccttcttctccccatCTCTCAAGCGGAAAGTGCCCAGGAACCGAATAGCGGAGATGAAGAAGTCTCACTCGGCCAATGACAGTGAGGAGTTCTTCCgggacagtgatgaaggag ATATTCATAGTGCAACAAACCTGAGATCGCGCTCCCTCTCTGGTACGGGGAGATCTTTGGTGGGATCGTGGCTGAAATTGAACAGAACTGATGAGAACTTCCTACTCTATGCACATCTGACCTACGTCACCTTGCCACTACAACGCATCCTGTCGG ATATTTTGGAGGTGCGACAGAAGCCGATTCTGATGTCATAG